In uncultured Ilyobacter sp., a genomic segment contains:
- a CDS encoding ATP-binding protein, with the protein MAIKINDLNELQGVKHENYLFSIEGERIRALNSKEKTEIYFDLNTKRRFKTAESIEKHTGLKIELENLSDRELLAFIESKGFSKTLWNPIGKAMHKYNMIEAGDRIAVGVSGGKDSLTTINALVRIKKIVNFDFEIIPIHIHPSTDSSSYNKTEDYCKKMGLELQVFETDLQNLLFEEKKEKNPCFLCGRIRRGMLYRIMKEQNINKLALGHHKDDIIETFLMNVFYQGNMNVMKPAYYSKDYGVMVIRPLSFVEEKNIIKYVRRTNLPILKSQCAYETNENSRRLRVKNIITDLSKENSEIRSVMLNSIKDLLD; encoded by the coding sequence ATGGCAATTAAAATAAATGATCTGAATGAACTTCAGGGAGTAAAACATGAAAATTATCTGTTTTCTATAGAGGGAGAAAGAATAAGGGCTTTAAATTCCAAGGAAAAAACAGAGATATATTTTGATTTGAACACTAAAAGAAGATTTAAAACAGCTGAATCAATAGAAAAACACACTGGCCTCAAGATTGAGCTTGAAAATCTTTCTGACAGGGAACTCTTGGCATTCATTGAATCAAAGGGGTTTAGTAAAACCCTCTGGAATCCAATAGGTAAGGCTATGCATAAGTATAATATGATAGAGGCTGGAGACAGAATAGCAGTAGGGGTTTCAGGTGGTAAAGACAGTCTAACCACTATAAATGCCCTGGTGAGAATAAAAAAAATAGTAAATTTTGATTTTGAGATAATTCCTATACATATTCATCCTAGTACTGACAGCTCAAGTTACAATAAAACTGAGGATTACTGCAAAAAAATGGGGTTGGAACTTCAGGTTTTTGAAACAGACCTACAAAATCTACTTTTTGAAGAGAAAAAAGAAAAAAATCCCTGCTTTTTATGTGGAAGGATAAGAAGAGGAATGCTCTACAGAATAATGAAAGAACAAAATATAAATAAGCTGGCTCTAGGACATCATAAAGATGATATAATAGAAACATTTTTGATGAATGTATTTTATCAGGGAAATATGAATGTGATGAAACCTGCCTATTACTCTAAAGATTACGGTGTTATGGTTATAAGACCACTTTCATTTGTAGAGGAAAAAAATATAATAAAATATGTCAGAAGGACTAATCTTCCTATATTAAAATCTCAATGTGCTTATGAAACAAATGAAAATTCAAGAAGGCTTCGTGTAAAAAATATTATAACTGATCTCTCAAAAGAAAATTCTGAAATAAGAAGTGTGATGCTAAATAGTATAAAAGATCTTCTAGATTGA
- a CDS encoding 7-cyano-7-deazaguanine synthase, translating into MFKMRALALFSGGLDSSLAIKVVVDQGIEVIALNFVSHFFGGKNEKAEKMAEQLGVRLEYVDFSKIHTEILKESPSGRGKNMNPCIDCHALMFQVAAKLLEKYDASFIISGEVLGQRPMSQNYIALGKVMELSGVEDLILRPLSAKLLPPTKPIREGWIDRERLLDIQGRSRKRQMALMEEYGIVEYPSPGGGCMLTEPNYSHRLRTLENDGFLEDNYSFLFHLAKYGRFFRMESGKYLFVGREHDDNLKISEYKDFGSLYIVGAGTPGPAVVGYGDLTQEEILFGKELFARYSKSKGKTNTEMVVNGVIEEIEALDEKSISEKIKEYQVIL; encoded by the coding sequence ATTTTTAAAATGAGAGCATTAGCGTTATTTTCAGGGGGATTAGACAGTTCCCTTGCCATCAAAGTGGTAGTAGACCAAGGTATAGAGGTTATAGCCCTAAACTTTGTATCCCATTTTTTTGGAGGAAAAAATGAAAAAGCAGAAAAAATGGCAGAACAGTTAGGTGTGAGACTTGAGTATGTTGATTTTAGTAAGATACACACTGAGATACTAAAAGAGTCTCCAAGTGGAAGGGGGAAAAATATGAACCCCTGCATAGACTGTCACGCACTTATGTTTCAGGTAGCGGCTAAGCTTCTTGAAAAGTATGATGCAAGCTTTATCATATCTGGGGAAGTTTTAGGTCAGAGACCTATGTCTCAGAATTATATAGCCCTTGGAAAGGTAATGGAACTTTCAGGTGTGGAAGATCTGATTTTGCGTCCGTTATCTGCAAAACTTCTTCCTCCTACAAAGCCTATAAGAGAGGGGTGGATCGATAGGGAGAGACTCCTAGATATACAGGGAAGAAGCAGAAAGAGACAGATGGCCTTGATGGAGGAGTACGGAATAGTAGAGTACCCGAGTCCAGGCGGTGGATGTATGCTTACAGAACCGAATTATTCCCACAGGTTGAGAACACTTGAAAACGATGGTTTTCTTGAGGATAATTACTCATTTCTTTTTCATCTCGCAAAATATGGAAGATTTTTCAGAATGGAATCTGGGAAATACCTGTTTGTGGGAAGAGAACATGATGATAATCTAAAAATTTCAGAATATAAAGATTTTGGAAGCTTATATATAGTAGGAGCAGGAACTCCTGGACCGGCTGTGGTAGGATATGGAGACCTGACTCAAGAAGAAATATTATTTGGAAAAGAGTTATTTGCTAGGTACTCTAAGAGTAAGGGAAAAACTAATACTGAAATGGTTGTAAATGGTGTAATAGAAGAGATAGAAGCCTTGGATGAAAAATCTATAAGTGAAAAAATAAAAGAATATCAAGTTATTCTATAA
- the sepF gene encoding cell division protein SepF, which translates to MKEMLRGLKFKDILGINDATDDETEELGKVIDSVEEIREEKPALKTEFLSTGETGKTDEKTGSKIEVPVKSPEEPKVKTPPMGIKDYQTVFVDPKKFSECKKIANYIRDDKIVTVNLEYVDSPTAQRIIDFLSGAMSIKEAQFIEVSKKVYMAVPKKVQVLYDGKTEAVNTGLLEI; encoded by the coding sequence ATGAAAGAGATGCTTAGGGGACTTAAATTTAAAGATATTCTAGGTATAAACGACGCTACAGATGATGAGACAGAGGAGTTGGGAAAGGTAATAGACAGTGTAGAGGAGATAAGGGAGGAAAAACCCGCTTTAAAGACAGAATTTCTTAGCACAGGTGAAACTGGAAAAACAGATGAAAAAACAGGCTCTAAAATAGAAGTTCCGGTAAAATCACCTGAAGAACCTAAAGTTAAAACTCCACCAATGGGAATAAAAGACTATCAGACTGTCTTTGTAGATCCAAAGAAATTTTCTGAGTGTAAAAAGATTGCAAATTATATAAGAGATGATAAAATAGTAACTGTTAATCTTGAGTATGTAGATAGTCCCACTGCCCAAAGGATAATAGATTTTTTGAGTGGGGCCATGAGTATTAAAGAGGCTCAGTTTATAGAGGTCAGTAAAAAAGTGTATATGGCTGTCCCTAAAAAGGTGCAGGTCCTTTATGACGGGAAGACCGAAGCTGTAAACACAGGACTATTGGAGATTTAA
- a CDS encoding N-acetyltransferase: MELKIRNGKVEDLEACFILERRTFPECEAASKENIKIRLSEFAAGFIVGEIEGEIVAHINSGSTNKDDITDEEFKGLIGHESDGKNIVIFSVAVNPEYQNLGIASEMMREFIEVSKKIKKQNILLLCKENLIGMYEKMGYEKKGISASTHGNAVWYEMIYSL, from the coding sequence ATGGAACTAAAAATAAGAAATGGAAAGGTAGAAGACTTGGAGGCATGCTTTATATTGGAGAGAAGAACCTTTCCAGAGTGTGAAGCTGCTTCTAAGGAAAATATAAAAATAAGACTCTCTGAGTTTGCTGCTGGATTTATAGTGGGGGAGATCGAAGGTGAAATAGTGGCACATATAAATAGTGGTTCAACAAATAAAGACGATATAACTGATGAGGAATTTAAGGGCCTTATTGGTCATGAAAGTGATGGGAAGAATATAGTAATATTTTCTGTGGCAGTTAATCCAGAGTATCAAAACCTAGGGATAGCATCTGAAATGATGAGAGAGTTTATAGAAGTTTCAAAAAAAATAAAAAAGCAAAATATATTACTTCTATGCAAAGAAAATCTTATTGGGATGTATGAAAAAATGGGTTATGAAAAAAAAGGAATATCAGCATCGACCCATGGAAACGCTGTATGGTATGAAATGATTTACTCTCTTTAG
- a CDS encoding ABC transporter ATP-binding protein, producing MKEFKKVEIKNLTKIFISGKNKVKAVDDLNLVIEPGEFVCLLGPSGCGKTTMLRMLAGFEVPTTGSIFIGNKDVANLTPDKRDTAMVFQNYALFPHMNVYDNIAYGLKVQKRPKSEINERVEKILKLMKMDDFATRVPSQMSGGQQQRVSLARALIMNSGVLLFDEPLSNLDAKLRLHMRDEIRKLQKEVGITSIYVTHDQAEAMSLSDKVVIMKDGKIMQVGSPIEIYQKPNSEFVAKFIGRANILKAGLSPRENDSASINIFGTEYPSKEKLDGKSKEVKIVVRPETIIFNESTHEGTVLKSVFMGENHEYEIEVDGQVIEAVLNNPHGKDIKSVGEKIGFTFDHEAIHIIDNA from the coding sequence ATGAAAGAATTTAAAAAAGTAGAAATAAAAAACTTAACTAAAATATTTATATCTGGAAAAAACAAGGTGAAAGCTGTAGATGACCTGAATCTTGTAATCGAGCCAGGTGAATTTGTGTGTCTTTTGGGACCATCAGGATGTGGTAAAACCACTATGCTCAGGATGCTTGCAGGTTTTGAGGTTCCTACTACAGGAAGTATATTTATAGGAAACAAGGATGTGGCAAACCTTACTCCGGATAAGAGAGATACTGCTATGGTTTTCCAAAACTATGCATTGTTTCCACATATGAATGTTTACGACAATATCGCTTATGGTCTGAAGGTACAAAAAAGACCTAAAAGCGAGATAAACGAGAGAGTTGAAAAGATACTGAAGCTCATGAAGATGGATGATTTCGCAACCAGAGTCCCTTCGCAGATGTCTGGGGGACAGCAGCAGAGAGTTTCCCTAGCAAGGGCTCTTATCATGAACTCCGGAGTACTGCTCTTTGACGAACCTCTTTCAAATCTGGATGCCAAGCTGAGACTGCATATGAGGGATGAAATAAGAAAACTTCAAAAAGAAGTGGGTATAACCTCTATATATGTAACCCATGACCAGGCAGAGGCCATGTCCCTTTCTGACAAGGTAGTGATAATGAAAGACGGAAAGATTATGCAGGTAGGTTCTCCAATAGAGATTTACCAGAAGCCAAACAGTGAGTTCGTTGCAAAATTTATCGGACGGGCCAATATTTTGAAAGCTGGACTTTCCCCTAGGGAAAACGACTCTGCAAGCATAAATATCTTCGGGACCGAATATCCGAGTAAAGAAAAACTGGATGGGAAATCAAAAGAGGTAAAGATCGTAGTAAGGCCTGAAACAATTATATTTAATGAGTCAACCCATGAAGGTACCGTTTTAAAAAGTGTATTTATGGGGGAAAACCATGAATATGAGATAGAGGTGGATGGACAGGTTATAGAGGCCGTTCTGAATAATCCCCACGGTAAGGATATAAAGTCTGTAGGTGAAAAGATAGGATTTACATTTGATCATGAAGCTATCCATATTATAGACAATGCTTAG
- a CDS encoding amidohydrolase family protein, protein MKAIVNGKILLEDGILEDSVILFWGKIIDTISHIHGSNNSDVMDATEEAMRNISETINPAKLIGVDNKKRTIEIGKNSDFVIMYKKFEVLKTVVAGKIVYEK, encoded by the coding sequence ATGAAGGCTATAGTAAATGGAAAAATACTACTGGAAGACGGGATTTTAGAAGATAGTGTCATATTATTTTGGGGGAAGATAATAGATACAATAAGTCATATACACGGCAGTAACAACAGTGACGTGATGGATGCTACGGAAGAGGCAATGAGAAATATTTCCGAGACCATAAATCCGGCTAAACTTATAGGGGTGGACAATAAAAAAAGGACTATTGAAATAGGAAAAAACAGTGACTTTGTTATTATGTACAAGAAGTTTGAGGTCTTGAAAACCGTAGTTGCCGGTAAAATTGTATATGAAAAATAG
- a CDS encoding response regulator transcription factor yields the protein MKNYKVLLVDDDIEICQMIKKALEPENIETLTISTGKEARNAINSQAFDLIILDIMLDDTDGFQLLKKIQAEDIEIPVIFLSGKQQDYDKILALGMGADDYITKPFSMSVLIAKIKAHLRRSDKIKELQTSSRKITRAPFVLNIDTYQLFKDGEEIFLSSKEIMLMKFFMENPNRVFTKEQLYEKVWNNTIIDNNSIMVYIRHLRKKIENDSKNPEYIQTVWGIGYKFNI from the coding sequence TTGAAAAATTATAAAGTTCTCTTAGTTGACGATGACATAGAGATATGCCAAATGATAAAAAAGGCCCTTGAGCCAGAAAATATTGAGACTCTTACTATCTCTACGGGAAAAGAGGCGAGAAATGCTATTAACTCTCAGGCCTTTGATCTTATTATTCTTGATATTATGCTAGACGACACCGATGGTTTTCAGCTTTTGAAAAAAATTCAGGCTGAAGATATAGAGATTCCAGTTATTTTTCTGAGTGGTAAACAGCAGGACTATGATAAAATATTGGCTTTAGGAATGGGTGCAGATGACTATATCACAAAACCCTTTAGCATGTCAGTTTTGATAGCAAAAATAAAGGCACACCTCAGACGTTCTGACAAAATAAAGGAACTCCAGACTTCCTCTAGAAAAATCACAAGAGCTCCCTTTGTCTTGAATATAGATACCTACCAACTTTTTAAAGATGGAGAAGAGATTTTCCTTTCATCCAAGGAGATTATGCTCATGAAGTTTTTCATGGAAAATCCAAATAGAGTCTTCACCAAAGAACAGCTTTATGAAAAAGTTTGGAATAATACCATTATTGACAATAACTCAATCATGGTATACATCCGTCACTTGAGAAAAAAAATAGAAAATGACTCTAAAAATCCAGAATATATCCAAACTGTATGGGGAATAGGATATAAATTTAATATTTAA
- a CDS encoding YggS family pyridoxal phosphate-dependent enzyme — protein MGSIKNNIQEISEDIKKYSPCPEKVKLVAVTKYVGTEEMTEVVSSGVNIVGENRVQVLREKKEKFDQSELGSKIKWHFIGNLQKNKVKYISDYVELIHSVNKLSLAKEINKRAEATGRVIEVLLEINIAGEESKEGYKIEKLYKELPEILKLKNIKVTGLMTMAPFTEDTELVRRVFRELRTLKDDLSRDYFQGELKELSMGMSGDYKIALEEGATLIRIGSKIFS, from the coding sequence CTGGGAAGCATAAAGAATAATATCCAGGAGATATCAGAGGATATAAAAAAATATTCACCGTGTCCTGAAAAGGTTAAACTTGTGGCTGTGACTAAATATGTTGGGACAGAAGAGATGACGGAAGTAGTTTCATCAGGTGTCAACATTGTAGGTGAAAACAGGGTACAGGTGCTAAGGGAAAAAAAAGAAAAATTTGATCAAAGTGAATTGGGAAGTAAAATCAAATGGCATTTTATAGGAAATCTCCAGAAAAACAAGGTAAAGTACATTTCAGATTACGTAGAGTTGATCCATTCAGTAAACAAGCTTTCCCTAGCAAAAGAGATAAATAAGAGGGCAGAAGCTACCGGTAGAGTTATAGAAGTTCTTTTAGAAATAAATATAGCCGGGGAAGAAAGTAAAGAAGGGTACAAAATAGAAAAGCTTTATAAAGAACTTCCAGAAATACTAAAACTTAAAAATATTAAAGTAACAGGACTCATGACAATGGCTCCTTTCACAGAAGATACCGAGCTTGTGAGAAGGGTATTTAGAGAACTCAGAACCCTTAAAGATGATCTTAGCCGAGACTATTTCCAAGGGGAGTTGAAGGAACTGTCTATGGGGATGAGTGGTGATTATAAGATAGCGCTCGAAGAGGGAGCTACATTAATTAGAATAGGGAGTAAAATTTTTTCCTAG
- a CDS encoding ATP-binding protein produces MKEEGLSRGQIATESIRTTYRKKIWSKFIKGVKDFELIEDGDRIAVGVSGGKDSLLMCKLFQELKKDRTKNFEVVFISMNPGFEAMDVDQFKYNLKELEIPCEIFDSNVWEVAFEQDPDNPCFLCAKMRRGVLYKKVEELGCNKLALGHHFDDAVETALINMFYAGTVKTMIPKVKSTSGKLELIRPMIYIKENDIINYTQKNGISPMTCGCPIESGKTDSKRKEIKKLLADMEEKNPNIKQSIFNSMKNINLDYVIGYTRGNKKDRGV; encoded by the coding sequence ATGAAGGAAGAGGGGCTTAGTCGTGGGCAGATAGCTACAGAATCTATAAGGACCACCTATAGAAAAAAAATCTGGTCTAAATTTATAAAAGGCGTAAAAGATTTTGAACTTATAGAGGATGGAGACAGAATAGCTGTAGGGGTATCAGGAGGAAAAGATAGTCTCCTCATGTGTAAGCTTTTTCAGGAACTAAAAAAAGACAGAACTAAAAATTTTGAAGTGGTATTTATCTCTATGAATCCAGGGTTTGAAGCCATGGATGTAGATCAGTTCAAGTATAATCTAAAAGAACTTGAGATTCCCTGTGAAATATTTGATTCTAATGTATGGGAGGTTGCCTTTGAGCAAGATCCTGACAATCCTTGCTTCTTGTGTGCAAAAATGAGGAGAGGGGTTCTCTACAAAAAAGTGGAGGAACTAGGATGTAACAAGCTGGCTCTAGGACATCATTTTGATGATGCTGTGGAAACGGCCCTTATTAATATGTTCTATGCAGGGACTGTGAAAACCATGATACCTAAGGTGAAATCAACAAGCGGTAAATTAGAACTCATAAGACCAATGATATACATAAAAGAAAATGACATAATAAATTATACCCAGAAAAATGGGATATCTCCTATGACCTGTGGTTGTCCTATAGAATCTGGAAAAACAGACTCTAAAAGAAAAGAGATAAAGAAACTTTTGGCCGATATGGAGGAGAAAAATCCAAATATAAAGCAGAGTATATTTAACTCTATGAAAAATATAAATCTTGATTATGTTATAGGATATACAAGGGGTAACAAAAAGGACAGAGGGGTATAG
- a CDS encoding iron ABC transporter permease has translation MNDIKLKIDQELKYIKKITNDPTLLITVLFSIFVVSFFVLVPLSNILKESFTSQGDLNLDNYRDAFTRSGNVVVIFNTIKLGLVTATLALIIGFFFAYTTSYMTIKGKRLFDFIAMLPIISPPFVVALSAILLFGRQGLITRELLGIRNYEIYGFHGLVLVQVLSFFPIAYLMLVGLLQKIDPSVEEASRDLGANRVKVFTSVTFPLVVPGIGNAFLLVFIQSIADFANPVVIGGNFTTIAVKIYQEGIGNFQLGIATALAMILLSLSISMFVIQRFYINKKSYITVTGKISRKRELISDRIVTVPVTILLVTITLFVIGMYILIPVNSFVKLWGINYTPTLDHYKYIFKYGMDPVLQTTILSIIATFITGFFSMIIAFLIVRKRFIGRTFIEFTTVMAMAIPGTIIGLGYVISYNKTYYIPFTNITLIPPLTGTALIIIVAFIIRSLPVGVRSGMSSLQQIDPSIEEAASILGASSQKIFFSVTLPMIKEAFFSGLIYSFARSMTLVSTIIFLISAKWKLLTPAVMENIDTGRIGVASAYCTMLIIIVSIVMIFMKIVTSRLGIQNDNSGEV, from the coding sequence ATGAATGACATCAAACTAAAGATAGACCAGGAATTAAAATATATAAAAAAAATTACAAATGATCCGACTCTATTAATAACGGTATTATTTTCAATATTTGTAGTTTCTTTCTTTGTTTTGGTACCCTTATCCAATATACTTAAAGAGAGTTTTACGTCCCAGGGAGACCTAAACCTAGATAACTACAGGGATGCCTTTACCAGAAGCGGGAATGTAGTGGTAATATTTAACACGATAAAACTTGGGCTGGTCACAGCAACCCTGGCTCTTATAATCGGATTTTTCTTTGCGTACACTACATCTTATATGACCATAAAAGGGAAGAGGTTATTTGATTTCATAGCTATGCTTCCAATCATATCCCCTCCTTTTGTAGTTGCCTTATCTGCCATATTATTATTTGGAAGACAAGGGCTTATTACAAGGGAGCTACTGGGGATCAGAAACTACGAGATATATGGATTTCACGGCCTTGTACTGGTACAGGTTTTAAGCTTTTTTCCGATAGCGTACCTCATGCTTGTAGGTCTCCTGCAAAAGATAGACCCATCTGTTGAAGAGGCATCAAGAGACCTCGGTGCCAACAGGGTTAAGGTGTTTACCAGTGTTACTTTCCCTTTGGTTGTTCCAGGGATAGGAAATGCTTTTTTACTTGTATTTATACAGTCTATTGCTGATTTTGCAAACCCTGTGGTTATAGGGGGTAACTTTACAACTATCGCAGTTAAGATATATCAGGAAGGAATAGGTAACTTCCAGCTGGGAATAGCAACTGCCCTGGCTATGATACTGCTATCCCTGTCAATATCCATGTTTGTGATTCAGAGATTCTACATCAACAAAAAATCTTACATAACAGTTACCGGTAAGATATCTAGAAAAAGAGAGCTAATTTCAGATAGGATAGTTACTGTTCCTGTAACAATACTTCTTGTTACAATAACACTGTTTGTAATAGGTATGTACATACTTATTCCTGTGAACTCCTTTGTAAAATTATGGGGGATAAATTATACACCTACACTGGATCATTACAAATACATTTTTAAATATGGTATGGATCCTGTTTTACAGACTACAATACTATCTATAATAGCTACTTTTATAACAGGATTTTTCTCAATGATAATAGCTTTTTTAATTGTAAGAAAAAGGTTTATAGGAAGAACTTTCATAGAGTTTACAACTGTTATGGCTATGGCAATTCCAGGTACGATAATAGGTCTCGGGTATGTTATCAGTTACAATAAGACTTACTATATACCATTTACTAACATCACCCTGATACCACCTCTTACAGGGACAGCACTGATTATAATAGTGGCATTTATAATAAGGAGTCTTCCAGTGGGAGTAAGAAGCGGTATGAGCTCCCTGCAGCAGATAGACCCTTCTATCGAAGAAGCGGCAAGTATTCTCGGAGCATCAAGTCAGAAGATATTCTTCTCTGTGACACTGCCTATGATAAAAGAGGCTTTCTTTAGCGGACTCATATATTCTTTTGCCAGAAGTATGACCCTTGTAAGTACAATCATATTCCTCATATCAGCAAAGTGGAAACTTCTCACTCCTGCAGTTATGGAGAACATCGACACAGGTAGAATAGGAGTAGCTTCGGCTTACTGTACAATGCTCATTATAATAGTGTCAATTGTTATGATATTTATGAAAATAGTAACTTCAAGACTAGGAATTCAAAACGATAATTCAGGAGAGGTTTAA
- the hemW gene encoding radical SAM family heme chaperone HemW translates to MCDAIYIHVPFCINKCEYCDFLSFKSTPSKRKEYVEYLKKEIKLYPEFDYDTVYFGGGTPSLLDPLEIKEILELLHIKENAEVTLEVNPKSVDFKKLRAFRDAGINRLSIGVQSFDPYYLKLIGRLHTDIEAEEIYRDARKAGFDNISLDLMFSLPGQSIEDVKKDLIKITGLRPEHISIYSLIWEEGTPLYEKLLKGELKETDNEIEAKMYELIIEFLKSEGYIHYEVSNFSLPGNEARHNTKYWENKEYLGAGLGASGYIGNQRYKNAVNFKDYYGKIDNNKKPYEEVGVLNEKEKEEYRYILGLRLLEKGVEADGEYNNKCLKLEKKGYLTKKSGRYILTPKGLMIANDVFEEFIS, encoded by the coding sequence ATGTGTGATGCAATATATATACATGTACCCTTTTGTATAAACAAATGTGAGTACTGTGATTTTTTATCATTTAAAAGCACCCCATCTAAGAGAAAAGAGTATGTGGAGTATCTGAAAAAGGAGATAAAACTTTATCCTGAATTTGACTATGACACTGTTTATTTTGGAGGAGGGACTCCGTCACTTCTTGACCCTCTTGAAATAAAAGAGATATTAGAACTACTTCATATAAAAGAAAATGCAGAGGTAACCTTAGAGGTAAATCCTAAAAGTGTAGATTTTAAAAAGTTAAGAGCTTTTAGAGATGCTGGGATAAACAGGCTGAGTATAGGGGTTCAGAGTTTCGATCCCTATTATCTGAAACTTATAGGGAGACTTCACACAGATATAGAGGCAGAGGAGATATACAGGGATGCCAGAAAAGCCGGGTTTGATAACATCAGTTTAGACCTCATGTTTTCCCTGCCTGGGCAGAGTATAGAGGATGTGAAAAAAGATCTCATAAAGATAACAGGGTTAAGGCCTGAACATATATCTATATACTCACTTATATGGGAAGAGGGAACGCCTCTATATGAAAAGTTATTAAAGGGTGAGCTTAAAGAGACAGACAATGAAATAGAGGCTAAGATGTATGAACTTATAATAGAATTTTTAAAATCAGAGGGCTATATACATTACGAGGTGTCGAATTTTTCACTGCCAGGCAATGAAGCCAGGCATAATACCAAATATTGGGAAAATAAAGAGTATTTGGGAGCAGGCCTTGGAGCATCAGGGTATATAGGAAATCAAAGGTATAAAAATGCTGTGAATTTTAAAGATTATTATGGTAAAATAGATAATAATAAAAAGCCTTATGAAGAGGTTGGAGTACTAAATGAAAAAGAAAAAGAGGAATATCGATATATTCTAGGTCTGAGACTTCTAGAAAAAGGAGTAGAGGCAGATGGAGAGTATAATAATAAGTGTTTAAAATTAGAAAAAAAAGGTTACCTCACGAAAAAATCAGGTAGGTATATTTTGACTCCTAAGGGGCTCATGATAGCAAATGATGTTTTTGAAGAATTTATAAGTTAA
- a CDS encoding nucleoside recognition domain-containing protein, whose amino-acid sequence MKLLKDSVNISYKLLKIMLPVSILVKILSHFGIIETISRGISPVMGIMGLSGEMGIVWATAMTTNIYAGILTLFTLTESSSVTVAEITILSTIILIAHSLPVELKVISETGAKPSKILGIRIFCAIISGVFLNIIFKLFNLYQEKANFSFIPEKAKPGIFYWIQGEAKKYLMIFFIIFVLLAVMEMLQKLGVIDWINLKFSPMMKIFGIEAGLSFTCIVGLTMGISYGSGFIIKESREGKYSKRSFFLVAVFMSLCHGLIEDTLLMASIGGKMIGIFWFRLIFAIVVTVIFNKLMPYENMEKIEKGVEE is encoded by the coding sequence TTGAAGTTACTTAAAGATAGTGTCAACATAAGCTACAAACTTTTAAAGATAATGCTGCCAGTGAGCATTTTGGTAAAAATCCTCAGTCATTTTGGGATAATCGAAACAATATCTAGAGGTATCTCTCCTGTTATGGGAATTATGGGACTGAGTGGAGAGATGGGAATTGTCTGGGCAACTGCAATGACAACTAATATATATGCAGGTATTCTGACGCTTTTTACTCTAACTGAAAGCAGCAGTGTGACAGTGGCAGAGATAACAATACTGTCTACAATAATTCTTATTGCTCATTCATTGCCTGTAGAACTTAAGGTAATATCTGAAACAGGAGCAAAGCCTTCAAAAATTTTGGGAATACGGATATTCTGTGCTATAATATCGGGTGTGTTTTTAAACATAATATTTAAATTATTTAATCTTTATCAGGAAAAGGCGAATTTTAGTTTTATTCCTGAAAAGGCAAAACCTGGAATTTTTTATTGGATACAGGGAGAAGCCAAAAAGTATCTGATGATATTTTTTATAATTTTTGTACTCTTGGCTGTAATGGAGATGCTGCAGAAGCTTGGAGTTATAGACTGGATAAATTTAAAATTTTCTCCTATGATGAAAATATTTGGTATAGAGGCTGGCCTTTCATTCACATGTATAGTGGGACTAACAATGGGGATAAGTTATGGAAGCGGCTTTATAATAAAGGAAAGCAGAGAGGGGAAATACAGCAAGAGAAGTTTTTTTTTGGTAGCTGTATTTATGAGTCTTTGCCACGGTTTGATAGAAGATACCCTCCTTATGGCATCTATAGGAGGCAAAATGATAGGAATTTTTTGGTTCAGGCTGATTTTTGCAATAGTCGTAACTGTTATTTTTAATAAATTAATGCCCTATGAAAATATGGAAAAGATAGAAAAGGGTGTAGAAGAATAA